In Glycine max cultivar Williams 82 chromosome 7, Glycine_max_v4.0, whole genome shotgun sequence, a single window of DNA contains:
- the LOC100793284 gene encoding ADP,ATP carrier protein 1, chloroplastic, with translation MDAVVQTRGLLSLPTNPKTRVSHHLHPSHGLKHRFLSLKPKPLSAPSLSAAAAKFHPFGPKPQNLFICRAEAAAAADGPAQPAFGEAEVAEKPKLLGIEITTLKKIIPLGLMFFCILFNYTILRDTKDVLVITARGSSAEIIPFLKTWVNLPMAVGFMLLYTKLSNVLSKQALFYTVILPFIAFFGAFGFVLYPLSNYIHPEAFADKLLNILGPRFLGPLAIMRIWSFCLFYVMAELWGSVVISVLFWGFANQITTIEEAKRFYPLFGLGANVALIFSGRTVKYFSNLRQNLGPGVDGWAISLKAMMSIVVGMGFAICFLYWWVNNYVPLPTRSKKKKEKPKMGTMESLKFLVSSKYIRDLATLVVAYGISINLVEVTWKSKLKAQFPSPNEYSSFMGDFSTATGIATFTMMLVSQFIFDKYGWGVAATITPTVLLLTGVGFFSLILFGGPLAPGLASIGMTPLLAAVYVGALQNIFSKSAKYSLFDPCKEMAYIPLDEDTKVKGKAAIDVVCNPLGKSGGALIQQFMILTFGSLANSTPYLGGVLLLIVSAWLAAAKSLDTQFTALRKEEELEKEMERAAAVKIPVVAETESGNGSLATGSPLNPSSGDSSSSPSEASTPRN, from the exons ATGGACGCCGTCGTTCAAACCAGAGGCCTTCTCTCTCTCCCCACCAACCCCAAAACCAGGGTTTCGCATCATCTGCATCCATCTCACGGCCTCAAACACcgttttctctctctaaaacccAAACCCCTCTCCGCCCCTTCTCTCTCCGCCGCCGCCGCCAAATTTCACCCCTTTGGCCCAAAGCCCCAAAATTTATTCATCTGCCGGGCCGAGGCCGCTGCTGCCGCAGATGGGCCTGCCCAGCCCGCCTTCGGGGAAGCCGAGGTCGCCGAAAAACCCAAACTTTTGGGAATCGAGATCACCACCTTGAAGAAAATCATCCCTCTCGGTTTGATGTTCTTCTGCATCCTGTTCAATTACACGATTCTGAGAGACACAAAGGATGTTCTGGTTATAACTGCCAGAGGGAGCAGTGCGGAGATTATACCCTTTCTCAAAACGTGGGTGAACCTTCCCATGGCCGTTGGGTTCATGTTGTTGTACACAAAGTTGTCCAATGTTTTGTCAAAGCAAGCTCTTTTCTACACCGTGATTCTTCCATTCATTGCTTTCTTTGGGGCTTTCGGGTTTGTGTTGTACCCTCTCAGCAATTATATTCACCCTGAGGCATTTGCGGACAAGCTTCTCAACATCCTCGGACCTAGGTTCCTTGGGCCCCTTGCGATAATGAGAATTTGGAGCTTCTGTTTGTTTTATGTCATGGCTGAGTTGTGGGGGAGTGTGGTTATTTCCGTACTCTTTTGGGGGTTTGCTAATCAG ATAACTACTATTGAAGAAGCAAAACGATTCTACCCACTGTTCGGACTCGGGGCCAATGTAGCCCTTATTTTCTCTGGCCGGACAGTCAAATACTTTTCTAATCTGAGGCAGAATTTAGGTCCTGGAGTTGATGGTTGGGCCATCTCTCTGAAAGCAATGATGAGCATAGTTGTGGGTATGGGGTTTGCAATCTGTTTCCTGTACTGGTGGGTGAACAATTATGTTCCTCTTCCTACTCGtagcaagaagaagaag GAGAAGCCCAAAATGGGAACAATGGAGAGCTTGAAGTTCTTGGTGTCTTCAAAGTACATCAGAGATCTTGCCACTTTAGTGGTTGCTTATGGAATCAGCATCAATCTTGTTGAGGTTACCTGGAAGTCTAAGCTCAAAGCTCAG TTTCCTAGTCCCAACGAGTACTCTTCTTTTATGGGTGACTTCTCAACTGCAACTGGAATTGCCACATTCACAATGATGCTTGTCAGCCAATTTATATTTGACAAGTATGGATGGGGAGTTGCTGCCACGATCACCCCTACAGTCCTGCTTCTGACAGGAGTTGGTTTCTTTTCTCTTATATTGTTTGGGGGCCCGCTTGCACCCGGTCTTGCGAGTATTGGAATGACTCCACTTCTAGCAGCTGTATATGTGGGTGCCTTGCAGAACATATTTAGCAAGAGTGCCAAGTACAGCTTATTTGATCCCTGCAAAGAAATGGCCTATATTCCATTGGATGAGGATACCAAG GTTAAAGGGAAGGCAGCCATTGATGTTGTGTGCAACCCATTGGGGAAGTCTGGAGGTGCCCTCATCCAGCAATTTATGATATTGACTTTTGGGTCACTAGCTAATTCAACCCCATACTTGGGAGGAGTGCTTCTGCTGATTGTTTCTGCCTGGCTAGCAGCGGCAAAATCCTTGGATACCCAATTTACTGCATTGCGTAAAGAGGAAGAACTCGAGAAAGAGATGGAACGAGCAGCCGCCGTCAAGATACCAGTGGTGGCTGAGACTGAGAGTGGAAATGGTTCTCTTGCAACTGGTTCACCACTGAATCCATCCTCAGGTGACTCCTCAAGCAGTCCATCTGAAGCCTCAACTCCTCGCAATTAA
- the LOC100793820 gene encoding coleoptile phototropism protein 1, whose protein sequence is MPNTVPTTATSSSSTSLFELLTEMKKQSCPESLILQAKSPSQFSSECWFDDACILDMDYFVKTLSGIKAKGVRADLIGFIITHYASKWLPDLSAGDMAEKGLTQFEESPESVTASWMKKRFFVETLVGVLPPEKDAIPCNFLLRLLRTANMVGVEGTYRQELEKRISWQLDQASLKELVIPSFSHTCGTLLDVELVIRLVKRFVSLDSEGAKSVASLVKVAKLVDSYLAEAAVDANLSFNDFVTLAAALPSHARATDDGLYRAIDTYLKAHPGVSKQERKGLCRLIDSRKLTAEASLHAAQNERFPVRAVIQVLLSEQSKLNRHVDWSGSLVSVTRSPGGLDLPTRCLSKREVNAQQLEIRRLKEDVYRLQSHCNAMQAQMERMVVEKKKGFFKWKKFAFGKSEHDKMEQELQGNGMYTPADLKTRLVNAKGTSKNNTHKWRKSMS, encoded by the exons ATGCCCAACACAGTGCCTACTACAGCAACCAGTTCCTCCTCTACTAGTCTGTTTGAGCTTCTCACCGAAATGAAGAAGCAATCCTGTCCAGAATCACTCATCTTACAAGCAAAATCTCCCTCCCAATTCTCCTCCGAATGCTGGTTCGACGATGCATGCATCTTGGACATGGATTACTTCGTCAAGACCCTTTCTGGCATCAAGGCTAAAGGCGTTCGTGCAGACCTTATTGGCTTCATCATCACACACTACGCCTCCAAATGGCTCCCTGACCTCTCCGCAG GTGACATGGCCGAAAAGGGTCTCACCCAATTCGAGGAATCGCCCGAAAGCGTAACAGCTTCATGGATGAAGAAGAGATTCTTCGTGGAAACCTTGGTGGGTGTTCTGCCTCCTGAGAAGGATGCAATTCCATGCAACTTCCTCCTTCGGCTTCTGAGAACGGCCAACATGGTTGGGGTTGAGGGTACCTACAGGCAAGAGCTTGAGAAGCGTATTTCGTGGCAGTTGGACCAGGCTTCCTTGAAGGAGTTGGTGATTCCATCTTTCAGCCACACTTGTGGGACTCTATTGGATGTTGAGCTGGTCATTAGGCTGGTTAAGAGGTTTGTGAGTTTGGATAGTGAGGGAGCTAAGAGCGTTGCTTCTTTGGTTAAGGTGGCTAAGTTGGTTGATTCCTACCTGGCTGAGGCTGCTGTGGATGCCAATTTGAGCTTCAACGACTTCGTTACACTTGCTGCAGCTCTTCCAAGCCATGCAAGAGCAACGGATGATGGCTTGTACAGAGCCATTGATACTTATCTAAAA GCACATCCAGGAGTGTCAAAGCAAGAAAGGAAGGGCCTGTGCAGGCTAATAgacagcagaaaactaacagCAGAGGCCTCACTTCACGCAGCACAAAACGAACGGTTCCCAGTGAGAGCAGTGATTCAGGTGCTACTCTCTGAGCAGAGCAAGCTGAACCGGCATGTGGATTGGAGTGGCTCGTTGGTGAGTGTAACAAGAAGCCCTGGAGGGTTGGACTTACCAACACGGTGTCTGTCGAAGCGCGAGGTGAATGCTCAACAACTCGAGATTAGAAGGCTGAAGGAAGATGTGTACAGGCTGCAAAGCCATTGCAATGCCATGCAGGCACAGATGGAGAGAATGGTGGTGGAAAAGAAGAAAGGCTTCTTCAAGTGGAAGAAGTTTGCATTTGGCAAGAGTGAGCATGACAAAATggaacaagagcttcaaggaaATGGAATGTACACGCCTGCGGACCTTAAAACTAGATTGGTCAATGCTAAAGGTACTAGTAAGAATAATACTCACAAGTGGAGGAAATCCATGTCATGA
- the LOC100794338 gene encoding pentatricopeptide repeat-containing protein At1g15510, chloroplastic translates to MAAFAKPSHSQLRAQRDHPLLPSTSTSTSSNFKLKTFTFSHNLHTLHPPFRKAKHICVSNSATTTTSLSSNHNPNSHIYQLCLLGNLDRAMSYLDSMHELRIPVEDDAYVALIRLCEWKRARKEGSRVYSYVSISMSHLSLQLGNALLSMFVRFGNLVDAWYVFGRMEKRNLFSWNVLVGGYAKAGLFDEALDLYHRMLWVGVKPDVYTFPCVLRTCGGMPNLVRGREIHVHVIRYGFESDVDVVNALITMYVKCGDVNTARLVFDKMPNRDRISWNAMISGYFENGVCLEGLRLFGMMIKYPVDPDLMTMTSVITACELLGDDRLGRQIHGYVLRTEFGRDPSIHNSLIPMYSSVGLIEEAETVFSRTECRDVVSWTAMISGYENCLMPQKALETYKMMEAEGIMPDEITIAIVLSACSCLCNLDMGMNLHEVAKQKGLVSYSIVANSLIDMYAKCKCIDKALEIFHSTLEKNIVSWTSIILGLRINNRCFEALFFFREMIRRLKPNSVTLVCVLSACARIGALTCGKEIHAHALRTGVSFDGFMPNAILDMYVRCGRMEYAWKQFFSVDHEVTSWNILLTGYAERGKGAHATELFQRMVESNVSPNEVTFISILCACSRSGMVAEGLEYFNSMKYKYSIMPNLKHYACVVDLLGRSGKLEEAYEFIQKMPMKPDPAVWGALLNSCRIHHHVELGELAAENIFQDDTTSVGYYILLSNLYADNGKWDKVAEVRKMMRQNGLIVDPGCSWVEVKGTVHAFLSSDNFHPQIKEINALLERFYKKMKEAGVEGPESSHMDIMEASKADIFCGHSERLAIVFGLINSGPGMPIWVTKNLYMCQSCHNIVKFISREVRREISVRDAEQFHHFKGGICSCTDEAYRS, encoded by the coding sequence ATGGCTGCGTTCGCTAAACCCTCCCATTCCCAACTTCGTGCCCAAAGGGATcatcctcttcttccttctacttcaacttcaacttccaGCAACTTCAAGCTCAAAACATTCACTTTCTCCCACAACTTGCACACACTTCACCCCCCTTTTAGAAAAGCTAAACATATTTGTGTCTCGAATTCTGCCACTACCACCACCTCCCTCAGCAGCAACCACAACCCAAACTCTCATATTTACCAACTGTGCCTTCTTGGGAACTTGGACCGTGCCATGAGCTACTTAGACTCCATGCACGAGCTTCGAATTCCCGTTGAAGATGATGCTTACGTTGCCTTGATACGGCTGTGTGAGTGGAAGAGGGCAAGGAAAGAAGGATCTCGTGTTTACTCCTATGTTTCCATTTCCATGTCCCATTTGAGTCTTCAACTGGGGAATGCCCTTTTGAGCATGTTTGTGAGGTTTGGGAACTTGGTGGATGCTTGGTATGTTTTTGGGAGAATGGAGAAGAGGAATTTGTTCTCTTGGAATGTTTTGGTTGGTGGGTATGCTAAAGCTGGCCTCTTTGATGAGGCTTTGGACCTCTATCATAGAATGTTGTGGGTTGGTGTGAAACCTGATGTTTACACTTTCCCTTGCGTTTTGAGGACTTGTGGTGGCATGCCTAACTTGGTGAGGGGTAGAGAGATCCATGTTCATGTCATAAGGTATGGGTTTGAATCAGATGTCGATGTGGTTAATGCTTTGATAACTATGTATGTGAAATGTGGGGATGTCAATACTGCTAGGTTGGTGTTCGACAAAATGCCTAATAGAGATAGGATTTCGTGGAATGCCATGATTTCTGGGTATTTTGAAAACGGGGTGTGTTTGGAGGGACTGAGATTGTTTGGCATGATGATCAAATATCCGGTTGATCCAGATTTGATGACCATGACCAGTGTGATTACTGCATGTGAACTTCTGGGTGATGATAGATTGGGGAGGCAGATTCATGGTTATGTTCTGAGAACGGAGTTCGGGAGAGACCCTTCAATTCATAATTCGTTAATTCCAATGTACTCATCTGTTGGACTTATTGAGGAAGCTGAAACAGTTTTCTCTCGAACAGAATGTAGAGATGTGGTATCGTGGACTGCGATGATATCAGGTTATGAGAACTGTTTGATGCCTCAGAAAGCTCTTGAGACATATAAAATGATGGAAGCAGAAGGTATCATGCCAGATGAAATCACCATAGCCATAGTACTCTCTGCTTGTTCTTGCTTATGCAATTTAGACATGGGGATGAACCTTCATGAGGTAGCCAAGCAGAAAGGGCTCGTCTCTTATTCGATAGTTGCAAACTCACTCATTGACATGTATGCCAAGTGTAAATGCATTGACAAGGCCTTAGAGATTTTCCATTCTACTCTTGAGAAGAATATTGTATCTTGGACATCTATAATCCTTGGTCTTCGCATCAACAACCGGTGTTTTGAAGCTTTATTTTTCTTCAGGGAGATGATTCGTAGACTGAAGCCAAACTCTGTTACTTTAGTTTGTGTCCTTTCTGCATGTGCTAGAATAGGAGCTTTGACATGTGGAAAAGAGATCCATGCCCATGCATTGAGAACTGGAGTAAGCTTTGATGGTTTTATGCCCAATGCAATTTTAGATATGTATGTAAGGTGTGGAAGAATGGAATATgcttggaaacaatttttctcagtTGATCATGAAGTTACCTCATGGAACATTTTGCTAACAGGATATGCAGAACGTGGGAAAGGAGCACATGCTACTGAGCTTTTTCAGAGAATGGTAGAGTCAAACGTTAGTCCTAATGAAGTTACATTTATCTCCATATTATGTGCTTGCAGCAGATCAGGTATGGTGGCAGAAGGCTTAGAATATTTTAACAGCATGAAGTATAAGTACTCTATTATGCCTAATCTGAAACATTATGCATGTGTGGTTGATTTACTTGGCCGTTCTGGGAAATTGGAGGAAGCTTATGAATTCATACAGAAAATGCCAATGAAACCAGACCCAGCAGTTTGGGGAGCTTTATTAAATTCATGTAGGATTCACCATCATGTTGAACTTGGGGAGCTTGCTGCAGAGAATATCTTTCAAGATGATACAACAAGTGTTGGATACTACATTCTTCTCTCTAATCTTTATGCTGACAATGGTAAATGGGACAAGGTTGCAGAagtaagaaaaatgatgagacaGAATGGGCTCATAGTAGATCCTGGATGCAGCTGGGTGGAAGTCAAGGGTACAGTGCATGCTTTTCTCAGCAGTGATAACTTTCACCCTCAAATAAAGGAAATCAATGCACTTCTGGAGCGGTTTTATAAGAAGATGAAGGAAGCTGGTGTTGAAGGGCCAGAAAGCAGTCATATGGACATAATGGAAGCTTCCAAGGCTGATATATTTTGTGGGCACAGTGAGAGACTGGCCATTGTCTTTGGGCTTATTAATTCTGGCCCTGGGATGCCTATTTGGGTGACAAAGAATTTGTACATGTGCCAAAGTTGCCACAACATTGTCAAATTTATCTCTAGGGAGGTTCGTAGAGAGATTTCTGTAAGGGATGCTGAACAATTTCACCATTTCAAGGGAGGCATCTGCTCTTGCACGGATGAAGCTTATAGGAGCTAG
- the LOC100794859 gene encoding uncharacterized protein yields the protein MKFPFSAIVALWFVCDLVLANSRYPEGMYSFDRSSHVTYKYDRMSEVQKQCASVLSASSELRYQYSVTGMKGELSFANGDWRQDGGKFPIMPFDANKSPGTLSGDRAPLNLVSFWVSDVDHDHRLKKLIPINGFMVIGITRDGNFVDNAYDVNAEFQLWPSHSQLSIPFQGIYTESKKNGGERVLCLLGNTMLPTREADPANPWEWMKNPSDIPLSEDDQIMLVLRYPMAFTLTNRMISGELRSLNRESNSKFFDVVHISSQLGKSAKYAFGSQQIVSKACNPYPFKDNLTDDGISVYQGVRFCEILEEITRDKPLSVVSNWRCNGTDDFCSKLGPFLSVEGIKSTDGGFQDVKLYMQDVICERATSKSNTGSARVSTVFRAVSPSENQYTAAKRSGPSNTSLAAEGIWKPSSGQLCMVGCLGLVDAGGSSCNTRICMYIPTTFSLKQHSIILGTLSPINNSSAFFPLSFEQLVLPYELWNYFKLTNPNYSYSKINLAGTVLEKNEPFSFTTVIKKSLLTFPKLEDNEAYQDSLSVLSEDLTFHVSGFPDPVPNVLAPKVDIQMEILSIGPLFGRYLYTKNSSESEQETPDLAKAAEYTEKQLLINVSAQLSLTGKGYSNFSVLFLEGLYDPHVGKLYLIGCRDVRAPWKVLYQSYDLEAGMDCLIQVVVAYPPTTTRWLVDPRATISIESQRTDDDALRFDPIKLKTFPIIYRKQREDVLSRRGVEGILRILTLSFAIGCILSQLFYIQQNVDSLSYISLVVLGVQALGYSIPLVTGAEALFKKMVSESYDVSSSELESSEWLHVIDYTVKLLLIVSLLVTLRLFQKVWKSRIRLQMRTPLEPHRVPSDKLIFLCTVTIHVIGYVIVLMIHGTKTSQKALIAKTYLVDGRNSHSLPGWATDLEEYVGLVEDFFLLPQIIGNLVWHIDCKPLRKLYFIGITLVRLLPHIYDYIRAPVPNPYFSEDSEFVNPNLDFYSKFGDIAIPVTAIILAIVVYIQQRWGYEKLSQFLTFGQYKLLPTFRYQRLSSRAGESELVPGINGAAVKENEQVDVE from the coding sequence ATGAAGTTTCCGTTTTCAGCCATTGTTGCTCTTTGGTTTGTTTGTGACCTTGTTCTGGCAAATTCACGCTACCCTGAGGGAATGTATAGTTTTGATAGGAGCTCTCATGTAACCTATAAGTATGATCGAATGAGTGAAGTTCAGAAACAATGTGCCTCTGTGTTATCTGCTTCATCTGAATTGAGATATCAATATAGTGTTACTGGTATGAAAGGAGAGCTTTCTTTTGCGAATGGGGATTGGAGGCAGGATGGGGGTAAGTTTCCCATAATGCCATTTGATGCCAACAAATCTCCTGGGACCTTGTCTGGAGACCGTGCTCCGTTGAACTTGGTTTCTTTTTGGGTATCGGATGTTGATCATGACCACCGGTTGAAGAAGTTGATTCCTATCAATGGTTTCATGGTGATAGGAATTACTCGAGACGGTAATTTTGTGGACAATGCATATGATGTGAATgctgaatttcagttatggccCAGCCATTCTCAGCTCTCAATTCCCTTCCAAGGGATTTACACTGAATCCAAGAAAAATGGTGGGGAAAGGGTGTTGTGTTTGTTAGGGAACACTATGCTTCCAACTCGAGAGGCTGACCCTGCCAACCCGTGGGAATGGATGAAGAACCCCAGTGATATACCGTTGTCAGAAGATGATCAAATTATGCTAGTTCTTCGCTATCCCATGGCATTCACTCTAACAAACAGGATGATTAGTGGAGAGTTAAGAAGTTTGAACCGTGAATCCAATTCTAAATTCTTTGATGTGGTTCACATATCTTCGCAGTTGGGCAAGTCAGCAAAGTATGCATTTGGCTCCCAACAAATTGTATCCAAAGCATGCAATCCATACCCATTTAAGGATAACCTGACGGATGATGGCATTAGTGTCTACCAAGGGGTGAGGTTTTGTGAAATCCTTGAAGAAATTACTAGAGACAAACCTTTATCTGTTGTTTCAAACTGGAGATGCAATGGCACAGATGATTTCTGCAGTAAATTAGGTCCTTTTTTGTCAGTTGAGGGAATCAAATCAACTGATGGAGGCTTTCAAGATGTTAAACTTTATATGCAGGATGTTATCTGTGAGCGAGCAACTAGTAAGAGTAATACTGGTTCTGCTAGGGTATCAACGGTTTTTAGAGCAGTTTCTCCATCAGAGAATCAGTATACTGCAGCAAAAAGGTCTGGGCCCAGCAACACGTCTCTTGCCGCCGAAGGGATTTGGAAGCCTTCTAGTGGGCAGCTTTGCATGGTTGGTTGCCTTGGACTTGTTGATGCTGGAGGTAGTAGCTGTAATACTCGGATCTGTATGTATATTCCTACCACTTTTTCCTTGAAGCAACATAGTATTATTTTGGGAACTTTGTCTCCCATTAATAACAGTAGTGCCTTCTTTCCCCTATCATTTGAGCAACTTGTGCTACCTTACGAACTCTGGAATTATTTCAAGCTCACTAACCCAAATTACAGTTACTCTAAAATTAATTTGGCTGGTACTGTCCTAGAAAAAAATGAGCCCTTCAGTTTTACAACTGTCATTAAGAAATCATTGCTAACATTTCCCAAACTTGAAGATAATGAGGCATACCAAGATAGCCTGTCTGTTCTTTCAGAAGATCTCACTTTTCATGTCTCTGGTTTTCCTGACCCTGTGCCTAATGTCCTGGCCCCAAAAGTCGATATTCAAATGGAAATTCTCTCCATTGGTCCCTTGTTTGGGCGCTATTTGTATACTAAAAATAGTTCGGAATCTGAACAGGAAACACCAGATCTTGCCAAGGCTGCTGAATATACAGAAAAACAGCTTCTTATAAATGTATCTGCACAGCTCAGTCTTACTGGAAAAGGTTATAGTAATTTTTCTGTGCTTTTTCTGGAGGGTCTTTATGATCCACATGTGGGAAAGTTGTATCTAATTGGTTGCAGAGATGTGCGAGCACCATGGAAGGTCTTATATCAGAGCTATGACCTTGAGGCTGGAATGGACTGTTTGATTCAGGTGGTTGTGGCTTATCCTCCTACCACAACTCGGTGGCTAGTCGATCCCAGAGCTACAATTTCGATAGAAAGTCAAAGGACTGATGACGATGCCCTTCGATTCGATCCAATAAAGCTCAAAACATTTCCAATCATATACAGGAAACAACGTGAGGATGTTCTCTCACGCAGAGGTGTTGAAGGGATTCTCCGAATCTTGACGCTTTCATTTGCCATCGGGTGCATTTTAAGCCAACTGTTTTATATACAACAGAATGTGGATTCTCTTTCCTATATATCTCTTGTGGTGCTAGGTGTTCAAGCTCTTGGGTATAGCATTCCTCTGGTCACAGGTGCAGAAGCtctttttaagaaaatggtTTCTGAATCTTATGATGTGTCATCTAGTGAATTGGAGAGCAGTGAGTGGCTCCATGTCATTGATTACACTGTGAAACTGCTACTGATTGTATCATTGCTAGTAACTCTGCGACTTTTTCAAAAGGTATGGAAGTCTCGCATCAGATTGCAAATGCGTACCCCTCTTGAGCCACATCGTGTCCCCAGTgataaattgatatttctttGTACCGTCACCATACATGTGATAGGGTATGTAATTGTTCTAATGATTCATGGCACAAAGACCAGCCAGAAGGCTCTTATAGCAAAGACTTATTTGGTTGATGGAAGAAATTCTCATTCATTGCCGGGTTGGGCAACAGACCTGGAAGAATATGTAGGTCTTGTTGAAGACTTTTTCTTGCTTCCTCAAATTATTGGGAACTTAGTCTGGCATATCGATTGCAAACCTCTCagaaaactatattttattggAATCACTCTGGTCAGACTTCTTCCTCACATATATGACTACATTCGAGCTCCAGTTCCAAATCCTTACTTTTCTGAGGACTCTGAATTTGTCAATCCTAATTTGGATTTTTACTCAAAATTTGGGGATATTGCCATTCCTGTGACTGCTATTATTCTTGCAATTGTGGTCTATATTCAACAAAGATGGGGCTATGAGAAGCTGAGTCAGTTTCTGACATTTGGGCAGTATAAGCTTCTCCCAACTTTCAGATACCAAAGGTTGTCTTCTAGGGCTGGTGAATCCGAACTAGTTCCTGGTATCAATGGTGCTGCTGTAAAAGAGAATGAGCAAGTTGATGTAGAATGA